The genomic window TTCTGCTAGCCTCCTGCGAGCACCTCACCGCCAGACCCCTCCATCATCGCAGACTGCCATTCCACGAGCAGCTTCCTGAGAATCGCACGACCCCTGTGGATTCTCGACCTCACCGTACCTATCGGGATGCTGAGAATCTGGGAGATCTCCGCATAGGACATCTCCTCCACGTCGCAGAGCACCACCGCGCTCCTGAACTCCTCCGGGAGCCTGTTGAGGGCCTTCTCGATGTCCTCCCTCATCAGCCCGGCGAGGAAGGACTTCTGCGGGTCCGGGGAGCGGGGCGACTCGAATCCGTCCTGGTCCTCCCCGGCCAGCTCGTCCAGCCAGTCGCACGAGACGGTCCTGGGTGACCTGCATGCGGCCCTTCTGTCGTTCAGGAAAGTGTTCCTCAGGATAGCAAACAGCCAGGCCCGGGCGTTTGTTCCCAGCCTGTACTGCGATCTGGCCTTGAAGGCCCGCGCATAGGTCTCCTGAACGAGGTCGGATGCGTCGTCGGGATTGCGGGTCAGGTGGATGGCGTATCCGTAGAGCCCGTCGACGTACTGCAGGACCTCCGACTCGAATCGGTCGGCCTGGATGCCCTTTCCTGCGGGAGGGACGGCTGTGGTCATGCCGGTAATCTACGGACTGACGGCCCCCGTGGCCAGCAGGACCCGGAACGGGGCATGGCACAACTGGTTGTGTCCTGGCGGACGGAGCCACACAGCATATTGACAAGCAGGCCCGTCAGGCTTACGTTGCACCGTAATGCGTCCGGGGCTGTCGTCACCTTCGAGGGGGGTTGTCTGGAGATGGCGATGAGGGAAGCCTCCTCCATGGAATCCGATCTTTTCGGCCGTATCGCGGAGGCTCCGCCGGAGGAACCGGCCGAGGCGCCCGTGGAACCCGGCTTCTCCAGAAACGCCGAAGTCGTTCTCCGGAAAAGATATCTGAAGCGGTCGCCCGAGGGAGAGATCCTCGAGACCCCCCGCGAGATGCTCTGGCGGGTGGCTGCGAG from Candidatus Fermentibacter sp. includes these protein-coding regions:
- a CDS encoding sigma-70 family RNA polymerase sigma factor, which encodes MTTAVPPAGKGIQADRFESEVLQYVDGLYGYAIHLTRNPDDASDLVQETYARAFKARSQYRLGTNARAWLFAILRNTFLNDRRAACRSPRTVSCDWLDELAGEDQDGFESPRSPDPQKSFLAGLMREDIEKALNRLPEEFRSAVVLCDVEEMSYAEISQILSIPIGTVRSRIHRGRAILRKLLVEWQSAMMEGSGGEVLAGG